In one window of Pelosinus sp. IPA-1 DNA:
- a CDS encoding GntR family transcriptional regulator, translating into MDLEFDDKMPIYLQIMDRIKMDIVTQKLKANDKLPSVREMSTILKVNPNTLQRAYQELERLGIVYTQRGMGTFVGEGDTMVDELKQEMAREVMDSFILRMKRLGFTEQEIIERISKNIIEVKQHG; encoded by the coding sequence ATGGATTTGGAATTTGATGATAAGATGCCGATATATCTACAAATTATGGACCGGATAAAAATGGATATTGTTACCCAGAAGTTAAAAGCGAATGATAAATTACCATCAGTAAGGGAAATGTCGACGATTTTGAAGGTCAATCCCAATACGTTGCAGAGAGCGTATCAAGAACTCGAAAGACTCGGAATTGTATATACACAAAGGGGAATGGGAACATTTGTGGGGGAAGGGGATACTATGGTAGATGAGTTAAAACAGGAAATGGCTAGGGAAGTTATGGATTCATTTATTTTACGAATGAAACGCTTAGGATTTACTGAACAAGAGATCATTGAGAGGATTTCTAAAAATATAATAGAGGTGAAACAACATGGATAA
- the thiT gene encoding energy-coupled thiamine transporter ThiT, which translates to MEANFSSKVAIILDQPTSIFALVALVALIFAFVYIKKIKLNTRMITHIGLMLALTVILHNLRLYHMPQGGSVTLGGMIPLLLIAFRYGPVVGYLAGFIYGLMNLMQDPYILHPIQVLFDYPLPYMAIGMAGYFKERIFWGAVVASCGRFLCHFISGAVFFASYAPPGTSPYWYSLVFNATYLVPELFICLVILRVLPVKRILFQMKNQNYYGLITLN; encoded by the coding sequence GTGGAAGCAAATTTTAGTAGTAAAGTAGCAATAATTTTGGATCAACCAACCAGTATTTTCGCCCTAGTAGCACTGGTTGCCTTGATCTTTGCTTTTGTATACATAAAAAAAATCAAACTAAATACGCGAATGATTACTCATATTGGTCTAATGCTTGCATTAACTGTAATCCTGCATAATCTTCGCCTATACCATATGCCTCAAGGTGGTAGTGTAACATTAGGAGGAATGATCCCCCTTCTACTGATTGCTTTTCGTTATGGACCTGTTGTTGGATACCTGGCAGGTTTTATCTATGGATTGATGAATTTAATGCAAGATCCTTATATCTTGCATCCAATTCAAGTTCTCTTTGATTATCCTCTGCCTTATATGGCAATTGGCATGGCAGGTTATTTTAAAGAACGAATTTTTTGGGGAGCTGTTGTTGCCAGCTGTGGCCGGTTTCTTTGCCACTTTATATCGGGGGCAGTTTTCTTTGCTAGTTATGCACCCCCTGGAACATCACCCTATTGGTATTCCCTGGTATTCAATGCAACATATCTTGTCCCTGAATTGTTTATTTGTCTCGTAATTTTACGCGTACTGCCAGTGAAACGCATACTGTTTCAAATGAAAAATCAAAATTATTACGGGCTAATCACACTTAATTGA
- a CDS encoding EAL domain-containing protein: MNKQTLERQFRLWTVLVVVVPSLLIMVIYTVGQISVAKRQNLELIQQQVHFQERLINYWIEERAGNIRELSQTEAFRNLDEQKMQSALYLRQQSDTNFDSLSYIHKDGFFKMSTLASRIQYPSVIGRPYYEAALVGKEYISDVVIGRNSGLPIINFSCPIYDYAGNFQGLILGSVKTATLEMLLRENWIGQTGDIFLVNREGIFLAEPRSLDLLINKGIVKETAIMKLKLSDDALENIKLGQSGTATWISYLGDKILGAYHYMPERGWTLVGKINEGEVLTPIYKQLAIMACGTIFLVLLILPLATLITNRIKSPIDWLIRQSNRVATENYEIVGQDMPLHNIPYELRTLCETFVKMSYKIKNTVGLLRENEVTLENKMLQIQAMNHCLEEEVVEREATQQALVDLNAKLESKVTERTLDLQNMNAALEEEIMERQMAQDALSQKTEVIRQLAYSDKLTGLSNRTHLNERLEEEMEKTRLGQSAGVLFFIDLDDLKMVNDTFGHTYGDALIKMAGNRIVEAFGDGVFIGRIGGDEFMVIMSGEYDQKSISDRADQIIGAFSQDMEALGIGFHTSASVGVAVYPQDGDTVEEIFKNADNAMYSAKKSGKNCWRFYEPTMQAEAYEKILLINSLRHAIGNNELLLHYQPQMSTNGITIGFEALLRWNSPEHGSISPGRFIPLAEQSGLIQTIGDWVLKEACQFARRLNDMGWGHLHVAVNVSPCQLCANKFIDRVSEILLGSGIEPQQLELEITENALISSLEESTHILKKLKMLGVRLSLDDFGTGYSSLTYLQRLPVSTLKIDKAFIDMILTDRAQKAIIATIIDMAHIMEMTVVAEGVETETQIAYLARCGCDSLQGFIISKPVSEEEALLFLRSQKV, from the coding sequence ATGAATAAACAGACATTAGAGCGCCAATTTAGATTATGGACAGTTTTGGTTGTAGTTGTTCCCAGTCTTCTAATTATGGTGATTTACACCGTTGGACAAATTTCAGTAGCGAAGCGTCAAAACTTAGAACTAATCCAGCAGCAGGTACATTTTCAAGAACGACTCATCAACTACTGGATAGAGGAGCGGGCTGGAAACATTCGCGAACTAAGCCAAACAGAGGCATTTAGAAACTTAGATGAACAAAAGATGCAAAGTGCTCTTTATTTAAGGCAACAAAGTGATACTAATTTTGATTCTTTGTCGTACATCCACAAAGACGGTTTCTTTAAGATGTCTACCCTCGCGTCGAGAATACAGTATCCATCGGTAATTGGCAGGCCTTATTATGAAGCGGCTCTGGTAGGGAAAGAATATATTTCAGATGTGGTTATTGGGCGAAATAGCGGCTTACCCATCATTAATTTTTCTTGTCCTATTTATGATTACGCTGGTAATTTTCAAGGATTAATCCTTGGGTCTGTAAAAACGGCAACATTAGAAATGCTTTTACGTGAGAACTGGATCGGTCAAACGGGAGATATATTCCTTGTCAATCGTGAGGGAATATTCCTTGCTGAACCGCGATCTCTCGATTTGCTAATTAACAAAGGAATTGTCAAAGAAACTGCCATAATGAAGCTGAAATTATCTGACGATGCTCTTGAAAATATAAAGCTTGGACAATCTGGTACTGCCACTTGGATCTCTTACTTAGGCGATAAGATTCTAGGAGCTTATCATTACATGCCTGAGCGAGGCTGGACGCTAGTCGGCAAAATCAACGAAGGAGAAGTACTTACTCCTATTTACAAACAGTTGGCAATAATGGCCTGTGGTACCATTTTCCTAGTACTATTGATTCTACCACTTGCAACGCTGATAACGAATCGGATCAAGAGCCCTATTGACTGGTTGATCAGGCAGTCAAATCGGGTAGCAACCGAAAACTACGAAATAGTTGGTCAAGACATGCCTTTGCATAACATACCTTATGAGCTTAGAACCCTATGTGAAACATTTGTTAAAATGAGCTACAAAATCAAAAATACCGTCGGTTTGCTCAGAGAGAATGAAGTCACGCTAGAAAATAAAATGCTGCAAATTCAAGCAATGAATCATTGTTTGGAAGAGGAAGTAGTGGAGCGAGAAGCAACTCAGCAAGCCTTGGTAGATTTAAATGCCAAATTGGAAAGCAAAGTAACAGAGCGGACGTTAGACTTGCAAAATATGAATGCGGCATTGGAAGAAGAGATCATGGAACGTCAAATGGCGCAAGATGCATTGAGTCAGAAGACGGAAGTGATCCGGCAATTGGCTTACTCCGATAAGCTTACTGGTTTGTCCAACCGTACCCATTTGAATGAAAGACTTGAGGAAGAGATGGAAAAGACCCGCCTAGGTCAATCGGCAGGTGTCCTCTTTTTTATTGATTTAGATGATCTAAAAATGGTAAATGATACTTTTGGCCATACATATGGCGACGCTCTCATTAAGATGGCTGGGAATCGTATTGTAGAGGCGTTTGGTGATGGAGTTTTTATTGGACGCATTGGTGGAGATGAATTTATGGTTATCATGTCTGGCGAATATGATCAGAAAAGTATATCTGATCGTGCCGATCAGATAATTGGAGCATTTAGTCAGGATATGGAAGCCCTTGGGATTGGATTCCATACTTCGGCTAGCGTGGGCGTTGCTGTATATCCACAAGATGGCGATACAGTGGAGGAAATTTTCAAAAATGCGGATAATGCTATGTATTCTGCCAAGAAGTCTGGTAAAAATTGTTGGCGCTTTTATGAGCCGACTATGCAGGCGGAAGCCTATGAGAAGATATTGTTGATTAACAGTCTGCGGCATGCTATCGGAAATAACGAATTGCTGCTTCATTATCAGCCACAAATGAGTACCAATGGTATTACCATCGGCTTCGAGGCTTTACTTCGCTGGAATAGTCCAGAACATGGTTCTATATCACCAGGACGCTTTATACCATTGGCCGAGCAAAGCGGACTTATTCAAACAATTGGAGATTGGGTTCTAAAAGAAGCTTGTCAATTTGCCCGGCGTTTAAATGATATGGGGTGGGGGCATCTTCATGTCGCTGTAAATGTATCACCCTGTCAATTGTGTGCCAATAAGTTCATAGATAGAGTTAGCGAAATCCTCTTGGGTTCTGGTATTGAGCCACAACAGCTGGAACTTGAAATCACAGAAAATGCATTGATATCCTCACTCGAGGAAAGTACCCACATACTCAAAAAATTAAAAATGCTTGGCGTGAGATTGTCTCTAGATGATTTTGGTACAGGATATTCATCTTTAACCTATCTTCAACGTTTGCCTGTCAGTACTTTGAAAATCGATAAAGCTTTTATAGACATGATCTTGACAGATCGGGCGCAGAAGGCAATCATTGCAACCATCATAGATATGGCTCATATTATGGAGATGACTGTAGTAGCAGAAGGAGTAGAAACAGAAACGCAAATTGCTTATTTGGCACGGTGTGGTTGTGACTCTCTTCAAGGCTTTATTATTAGTAAACCTGTGTCAGAAGAGGAAGCACTACTTTTTTTAAGGAGTCAGAAAGTATAA
- a CDS encoding thiamine diphosphokinase, with translation MKNQLILPQLRCSFEKKLPDSRVLLVAGGRQPASEWLAQAATQFPVWCIDSGVDICHMNNIIPERLIGDGDSATSQGWSWGKGLGIPVETYPPEKNLTDLQLALQTVGSLHGEAMVVVTGVWGGRFDHAFSNIYSLKGCEPFGIRGCCADEKEVLILLKGKDSVVIDMVTHPEVVSLLPLSSECYGVCIDGVHWPLVDVQLHDTLPYAVSNRPSQLGTSITVTIEAGWLGIYMCWDEKGLNK, from the coding sequence ATGAAGAACCAATTGATACTGCCACAACTACGATGTTCCTTTGAAAAAAAACTGCCAGATTCGCGGGTTTTACTTGTTGCCGGTGGAAGGCAGCCTGCATCAGAATGGCTTGCTCAAGCGGCCACCCAATTTCCAGTTTGGTGTATAGATAGTGGCGTTGACATTTGTCACATGAATAATATTATCCCAGAGCGGCTTATTGGTGACGGGGATAGTGCTACATCTCAGGGGTGGTCCTGGGGGAAGGGATTGGGGATTCCCGTGGAGACCTATCCGCCAGAAAAAAACTTGACCGATTTACAACTAGCATTACAAACAGTAGGGTCACTACATGGAGAAGCTATGGTTGTTGTAACTGGCGTATGGGGAGGCCGTTTTGACCATGCTTTTAGTAACATCTATTCTTTAAAGGGTTGTGAGCCTTTTGGGATACGGGGTTGCTGTGCGGACGAAAAAGAGGTGCTCATTCTATTAAAAGGCAAAGATTCTGTAGTCATAGATATGGTAACTCATCCAGAAGTTGTTTCCTTGCTGCCATTATCTTCGGAATGTTACGGTGTATGTATTGATGGGGTTCATTGGCCGTTGGTCGATGTTCAATTGCATGATACCTTACCCTATGCTGTCAGCAATCGTCCCAGTCAATTGGGTACATCCATCACAGTGACCATTGAAGCAGGATGGTTAGGGATATATATGTGTTGGGATGAAAAAGGTCTGAATAAATAA
- a CDS encoding aromatic acid exporter family protein, whose translation MKIGARVLKTGIAVAITMFCCKFLGLEPAFFGAVSAVINMQPSIFLTLRAARDQILVHLLGIAAGFFFGYFLGVNPFSAGLIVILLIPIYIKLRLHSGITMGIVAALFVLSSSTEEFMMHALARSGVIFVGLGSAMLVNVLLWPPRYTKLLKEKLRQSNEAAVLYFCRAVQDYVGLDSSKELHIDTEQRKRVYKLNKEARVILDLLSSERPVVAESTEPREWITLAEKLIDYNESIIKKGDRIFDLLPTRLERRLNSDAPPVSEEFKAILEILESGCTIVVRVNGKIRSVIVDGGVVSPEEISEEYWESLTTAIEQWQQRLAGSYYLHGLLEIAVTANEIKWATRQAKILLQESVENKE comes from the coding sequence ATGAAAATTGGTGCACGTGTTCTCAAAACTGGTATAGCCGTTGCAATAACAATGTTTTGCTGTAAGTTCCTTGGCCTGGAGCCGGCCTTCTTTGGTGCTGTTTCTGCTGTAATTAATATGCAGCCATCCATTTTTTTAACGCTAAGGGCAGCACGAGATCAAATCTTGGTTCATCTTCTTGGCATTGCAGCAGGTTTCTTCTTTGGTTATTTTCTTGGTGTTAACCCGTTTTCAGCAGGTTTAATTGTTATTTTGTTAATACCAATATACATAAAATTACGACTGCATAGCGGTATCACTATGGGGATCGTTGCGGCCCTCTTTGTCTTAAGTTCTAGTACGGAAGAGTTCATGATGCATGCTCTTGCTAGATCAGGAGTGATATTCGTTGGCCTTGGATCAGCCATGCTTGTCAACGTATTATTATGGCCGCCGAGGTACACCAAGCTACTGAAAGAGAAACTAAGGCAGAGTAACGAGGCCGCGGTTCTTTACTTCTGCCGAGCAGTGCAGGATTATGTTGGTCTTGATAGCAGCAAAGAGCTTCACATTGATACGGAACAAAGAAAGAGAGTGTACAAACTAAATAAGGAAGCGCGAGTGATATTGGATCTACTTAGCAGTGAGCGTCCAGTAGTTGCGGAATCAACTGAGCCAAGAGAGTGGATTACTCTAGCAGAAAAGCTAATTGATTACAATGAATCGATTATAAAAAAAGGTGATCGTATTTTTGATCTTTTGCCGACGCGATTGGAGCGAAGGTTGAATTCGGATGCTCCACCTGTCAGCGAGGAATTCAAAGCAATTTTAGAAATATTGGAAAGTGGATGTACAATCGTTGTTCGTGTGAATGGGAAAATTAGGTCAGTTATTGTTGATGGAGGTGTAGTCAGTCCCGAAGAGATCAGTGAGGAGTATTGGGAAAGCCTTACTACTGCAATCGAGCAATGGCAGCAAAGACTTGCTGGTAGCTATTATTTGCATGGTTTACTTGAAATCGCTGTAACTGCAAATGAGATCAAGTGGGCTACGAGACAAGCCAAGATATTGCTGCAAGAAAGCGTAGAAAACAAAGAATAA
- a CDS encoding MBL fold metallo-hydrolase — MLTIIRDLFKANPRKKPHKAIPVEPLDINALTSNKQAKVIWFGHSALLLEIEGKRLLLDPTFADSPSPFPFVGGKRFSKVLPIKPELLPPIDVIILSHDHYDHMDYHSIMLLKNKTSQFCVPSGVGSRLKSWGIAQEKIRECNWWDKVDFAGLTLACTPAQHFSGRGLFDRNKTLWCSWTIVGKQTRVFFSGDGGYGPHFAAIGEKYGPFDLTLMECGQYDKRWAAIHMLPEESVQAHLDLKGKLMIPIHWAAFSLAFHDWIEPIERATKAALDRNVTISTPRIGEIVNFMAAEYPKTFWWK, encoded by the coding sequence ATGTTAACAATAATTAGAGACTTATTTAAAGCAAATCCAAGAAAAAAACCACATAAAGCAATCCCGGTAGAACCATTGGATATAAACGCCCTAACTTCTAATAAACAAGCAAAAGTTATCTGGTTTGGTCATTCTGCTTTGTTATTAGAAATAGAAGGAAAGAGGCTATTATTAGATCCTACATTTGCAGATTCACCTTCCCCCTTCCCCTTCGTCGGAGGTAAGCGTTTTAGCAAAGTCTTACCTATCAAACCAGAGTTGCTGCCACCTATTGATGTTATTATTCTGTCCCATGATCACTATGACCATATGGATTACCACTCGATCATGCTACTTAAGAACAAAACCAGTCAATTCTGCGTTCCTTCTGGAGTCGGAAGTCGTTTAAAAAGCTGGGGAATTGCTCAAGAAAAGATCAGAGAATGTAACTGGTGGGATAAAGTGGACTTCGCTGGACTAACATTGGCTTGTACACCCGCGCAGCATTTTTCAGGCAGAGGGTTATTTGATCGTAATAAAACATTATGGTGTTCTTGGACGATTGTAGGTAAACAAACACGAGTTTTTTTTAGCGGGGATGGTGGTTACGGCCCTCACTTTGCAGCAATTGGTGAAAAATATGGACCATTTGATTTGACGTTAATGGAGTGCGGCCAATATGATAAACGCTGGGCTGCTATTCATATGTTGCCAGAAGAATCAGTACAGGCCCATCTTGATCTGAAAGGCAAATTGATGATTCCGATTCACTGGGCCGCTTTTAGTTTGGCCTTTCATGATTGGATAGAACCGATTGAGCGTGCAACAAAAGCAGCTCTTGATAGAAATGTTACCATTTCAACACCTCGAATTGGGGAGATCGTTAACTTTATGGCTGCCGAATATCCTAAAACCTTCTGGTGGAAATAA
- a CDS encoding flavodoxin family protein — protein MKIIAINGSPRKTWNTATLLNKALEGAASQGAETELIHLYDLNYKGCISCFACKTKDGKSYGRCPIPDDLASVFQKVEKADAVILGSPIYLGRVTGEMAAFLDRFLFQYSAYTNPPQSLFPKALPAGFVYTMNATEEQAKEYGYGQQFMINENMMRRIFGNAESLISYDTYQFNDYSKVVAPRFDPEKKALRREEVFPKDCKTAFDMGVRFATK, from the coding sequence ATGAAAATAATAGCAATTAACGGAAGCCCGAGGAAAACTTGGAATACTGCTACACTCTTAAATAAAGCACTGGAAGGGGCAGCATCCCAAGGAGCAGAAACGGAACTGATTCATCTTTATGACCTCAATTATAAAGGCTGTATCAGCTGTTTTGCATGCAAAACCAAAGATGGTAAAAGTTATGGTAGATGTCCAATACCCGATGACCTAGCATCAGTTTTTCAAAAAGTGGAGAAAGCGGATGCTGTTATTTTAGGATCTCCAATCTATTTGGGAAGGGTAACTGGTGAAATGGCAGCATTTCTAGATCGTTTTCTATTTCAATATTCGGCATATACCAATCCTCCCCAATCACTTTTCCCCAAGGCGCTGCCCGCAGGATTTGTTTATACAATGAATGCAACTGAGGAGCAGGCAAAAGAATATGGTTATGGTCAACAGTTTATGATTAATGAAAATATGATGCGTCGCATATTTGGAAACGCAGAATCTCTTATTAGCTATGATACGTATCAGTTTAATGATTATTCAAAGGTGGTTGCACCAAGGTTTGATCCTGAGAAAAAGGCTCTAAGACGCGAAGAAGTATTTCCTAAGGATTGCAAAACAGCGTTTGACATGGGAGTAAGATTTGCAACGAAATGA
- a CDS encoding ABC transporter ATP-binding protein yields MDNILIAENLCKAYFNKKALQGVNLTIQQGKIVGLLGPNGSGKTTFLKIAAGILHPSSGEILIDGQKPGVYTKSIVSYLPDTEYLFKWMKIKDAVQYFKDFYLDFDEKKASQLLEFMKLDGNSSVKSLSKGMKEKLKLTLVLSRKAKLYILDEPLGGVDPTAREKILDAIINNFSEDSSMIITTHLVNDIERIFDDVAFISDGEVVLQGNAEELRLNKNKSIDELYREVFQ; encoded by the coding sequence ATGGATAATATATTGATAGCTGAAAACCTATGTAAGGCTTATTTTAATAAGAAAGCATTGCAAGGAGTAAATCTAACGATACAACAAGGAAAAATAGTGGGGCTTCTTGGCCCAAATGGTAGCGGGAAAACTACATTCCTAAAAATAGCAGCGGGCATATTACATCCATCTTCAGGAGAGATACTTATAGATGGTCAAAAACCAGGAGTTTATACAAAATCCATCGTGTCCTATTTGCCCGACACAGAATACCTTTTCAAATGGATGAAAATAAAAGATGCCGTTCAATATTTCAAGGATTTTTACTTAGACTTTGATGAAAAGAAAGCTTCCCAGTTGCTAGAATTTATGAAACTTGATGGTAATAGTAGTGTTAAAAGTCTATCAAAAGGCATGAAAGAAAAATTAAAGCTAACATTAGTGCTTTCGCGAAAAGCCAAGCTTTATATACTTGATGAGCCTCTTGGTGGTGTAGATCCTACTGCGCGAGAAAAAATATTAGATGCAATTATCAATAACTTTAGCGAAGATAGCTCTATGATCATAACCACCCATCTTGTAAATGATATTGAACGAATCTTTGATGACGTAGCATTTATATCTGATGGGGAAGTCGTATTACAGGGGAACGCAGAAGAATTAAGATTGAACAAGAACAAATCGATTGATGAATTGTATAGGGAGGTATTTCAATAA
- a CDS encoding NADH:flavin oxidoreductase codes for MSKLLDEIVIRGKKIKNRIVMPPMMCFSFKGDNGGMYGEQYVDHYTRRAKGGTGLIIVQATSALGAAKQLDVWSDEEMKPLETIAHNCHNYGAAVMMQLSYGDININELSVEEIHTMQLDCIAAASRAKQAGFDGVEYHFAHGYTLCRFLDPISNTRTDSYGGILENRVRFLTEILPQIRVEVGEEFIVSIRMGGNIPDVAGAIKVAKVFEEAGIDLLHVSFGMEEPNNTVPDDFICSTIAFNGSEIKKHVNIPVIAVSEIFTAEQAKFLVENEYVDFVAIGRGIFADENWANKVLANESIQQCRNCGGTIRKCLWFSDHTKCPAQMSS; via the coding sequence ATGAGTAAGTTATTGGATGAGATAGTCATAAGAGGAAAGAAAATAAAAAACAGAATTGTTATGCCTCCGATGATGTGCTTTTCCTTTAAAGGCGATAATGGGGGAATGTACGGCGAACAGTATGTTGATCACTATACGAGAAGAGCCAAAGGCGGTACAGGCTTGATCATCGTACAAGCAACTTCTGCTCTGGGTGCAGCAAAGCAGCTTGATGTTTGGAGTGATGAAGAGATGAAACCGCTGGAAACAATCGCTCACAACTGCCACAACTATGGAGCTGCTGTAATGATGCAACTTTCTTACGGCGATATAAACATTAATGAATTATCGGTAGAAGAAATACATACGATGCAGTTAGACTGTATTGCTGCCGCTTCACGAGCGAAACAGGCAGGGTTTGACGGTGTTGAATATCACTTTGCTCATGGATATACGTTATGCAGATTTTTAGATCCAATATCAAACACAAGAACGGATAGCTATGGTGGGATTTTAGAAAACCGAGTACGCTTTTTAACTGAAATACTTCCTCAGATTCGTGTGGAAGTTGGCGAAGAATTCATTGTGAGTATTCGAATGGGTGGAAATATCCCTGATGTAGCAGGAGCAATTAAAGTAGCCAAGGTATTTGAAGAGGCAGGAATAGACCTGCTTCATGTTTCATTTGGTATGGAAGAGCCTAACAATACTGTGCCAGATGATTTCATCTGTAGTACTATCGCATTTAATGGTAGCGAGATTAAAAAGCATGTCAACATACCAGTAATTGCAGTGTCAGAAATATTTACAGCCGAGCAAGCAAAGTTCTTAGTAGAAAATGAATATGTGGATTTTGTAGCTATAGGCAGGGGTATCTTTGCCGATGAAAATTGGGCAAATAAAGTTCTTGCAAATGAGTCGATTCAGCAGTGCCGTAACTGTGGTGGTACTATCAGAAAATGTTTATGGTTTTCTGATCATACCAAATGCCCTGCCCAAATGAGTAGTTGA
- a CDS encoding contractile injection system protein, VgrG/Pvc8 family, producing the protein MNIKQGFPSIPSISSMAGSNTTLGSKMAALGKNDLSNISGFVQSASGLGLMKDENAVPLTNFLKTAADTGALSSGKLTSTAVNDCLISAVNDGVLSQGMADMNKAATLISSAKSLGLNAANIINHLPSILDKAKKQGILPQKDSSTEEKQEEKGGPPPSVGPSITSHKIRFEPYELADILEVQMFQTINQHAKLYIRGVLAPSAEQKDGDQPAKAEDQTIQDTNAGKAAALYSVDEEGNIERLFQGLILNVKQTQTSELKYIEAEIVSPSYVLDIKKNSRSFQQTTASYDDIIQQVTEGQINVKNCEDTKQTGKLIVQYKETDWEFLKRMASHFNTGLVPVANSDEAQLYFGVSIGQEAKEIKVAAYSVQKNLGDYQTVQANDVTHSNPSLDDTDFITYRIDSFDRLAIGDAVSFLNHTLYVREIAAVLEQGIIKYSYTLVSKIGLVQKDLFNEELIGVSLMAQVKVITKDKVQAHIVEIDPEWDGNADWYFPYSTVFSSPDGSGWYCMPEPGDTVHIHFPNHKEEDSVAASSVNSDQSLAGQSRDKDDDEPRSDPDQKSFSNKYGKEVLFTPDGIYITNKAGQIFINLTDADGITIVSEKDITINAKENIYLKADKELLITAGESLTLKGRTSTITMDKENIIKIQGDKVKTN; encoded by the coding sequence ATGAATATAAAGCAAGGCTTCCCATCTATTCCCTCCATTTCATCTATGGCCGGATCTAACACAACTTTGGGCAGCAAAATGGCAGCACTGGGAAAAAATGATCTGAGCAATATATCGGGTTTTGTCCAATCAGCTTCTGGTTTGGGACTCATGAAAGATGAAAACGCAGTTCCATTAACAAACTTTTTGAAAACTGCTGCTGATACTGGTGCTCTGAGTAGTGGCAAACTTACGTCGACAGCCGTAAACGACTGTCTTATCAGTGCTGTAAACGACGGAGTACTTTCACAAGGTATGGCAGATATGAACAAAGCCGCCACACTGATTTCTAGTGCTAAATCTCTTGGCCTAAATGCTGCCAATATAATAAACCACTTACCCAGTATTCTGGATAAAGCTAAAAAACAAGGTATCCTTCCCCAAAAGGACTCATCAACAGAAGAAAAACAAGAAGAGAAAGGCGGACCGCCTCCGTCAGTGGGGCCGTCCATTACCAGTCATAAAATTCGTTTTGAACCGTATGAACTGGCGGATATCTTAGAAGTTCAAATGTTTCAGACTATTAATCAACATGCCAAACTATATATCAGAGGAGTTCTTGCTCCTTCTGCCGAGCAAAAAGATGGTGACCAGCCAGCAAAAGCGGAGGATCAAACTATTCAAGATACAAACGCTGGAAAAGCGGCCGCCCTATACAGTGTTGATGAAGAAGGAAATATTGAACGTCTTTTTCAGGGACTTATTCTAAATGTGAAACAAACACAGACCAGTGAACTAAAATACATTGAAGCCGAAATTGTTAGTCCAAGCTATGTTTTGGATATAAAGAAAAATAGCCGATCCTTCCAACAGACTACTGCTAGTTATGATGACATTATTCAACAGGTTACTGAGGGACAAATTAACGTTAAAAATTGTGAAGATACGAAACAGACAGGAAAACTGATTGTCCAGTACAAAGAAACGGACTGGGAGTTTTTAAAACGTATGGCATCTCACTTTAACACGGGGCTGGTGCCGGTAGCCAATTCTGACGAGGCGCAGCTTTATTTTGGTGTATCCATAGGCCAGGAAGCCAAAGAAATCAAAGTTGCTGCCTATAGTGTACAAAAGAACCTAGGGGATTATCAGACCGTTCAAGCCAATGATGTTACCCATTCAAATCCCAGCCTGGACGATACCGATTTCATTACTTACCGAATAGATAGCTTTGACCGACTGGCCATAGGTGATGCTGTGAGTTTTCTGAATCATACCCTCTATGTCCGGGAGATTGCCGCAGTATTGGAACAAGGCATTATCAAATATAGCTATACCCTAGTAAGCAAAATAGGATTAGTGCAAAAGGATCTTTTTAACGAAGAACTTATTGGCGTATCGTTAATGGCTCAGGTCAAAGTAATAACAAAAGACAAAGTCCAAGCTCATATTGTGGAAATTGATCCAGAATGGGATGGCAATGCTGACTGGTATTTCCCCTATTCCACTGTCTTTTCTTCACCTGATGGCAGCGGGTGGTATTGTATGCCGGAACCCGGTGACACGGTACACATACACTTTCCCAATCACAAGGAAGAAGATTCTGTAGCTGCAAGCTCTGTCAACAGTGATCAGTCCTTAGCTGGGCAAAGCCGTGATAAAGACGACGACGAGCCCCGTTCTGATCCAGACCAAAAATCCTTCAGTAACAAATATGGCAAAGAAGTATTGTTTACACCGGACGGTATCTATATCACCAATAAAGCAGGCCAAATCTTTATTAACCTAACTGACGCTGATGGTATCACCATTGTCAGTGAAAAAGATATTACCATCAATGCGAAAGAAAACATCTATCTTAAAGCTGATAAAGAACTTCTGATTACAGCAGGCGAAAGCCTTACATTAAAAGGTCGCACGTCCACCATAACGATGGACAAGGAAAACATTATAAAAATACAAGGTGACAAAGTGAAGACAAACTAA